Proteins from one Psychromonas sp. psych-6C06 genomic window:
- a CDS encoding PfaB family protein, with protein sequence MTVKVMQTVLSVIGFNAIYNDLHSIDHVEASLYYGDALSNSTPLTGSYSELCKRCATPVLLANQLSAKQVAVLVVQEKESVEQTEGATQAHFSYESVHSLSDALLRSEQIICCDDVAVLIISASLNTAVTNVDNASISFDSSFNGYASLQGSSCLLLSSAKFAQQQQSYVYASINNSCTSTHANMATVIKDSLNKAGLTGDQISGVEVSSCINKQLCDFEQQALLTAYSESCNHTPCKTLTTAVSCHKSVLGEAGMVSQLMGLIHTVIALQQRYRPAIKDWQSPQTALLDKWLSAPFYLFNQAAPVFTNRGNARTYAYSLLTDQTYSHVVLHAEDRQSVHANGFMSHGKQALFIVGADDQKTLLQRVEALSAETNDPQCEFKDKAKQCYQIFKQGNFNYHAVFIAQSWDELTREIKLALNGIKQAFIDEGDWKTPKGSYFSSVPNKNAKTAFLYPGIGATYVGLGRDLFHLFPAIYPHVIGLADDISASLKDELLNPRSVLALDFKTLKQRDLELRNSLANIAECGVGYACVFTKIFEQVFKLNADFASGYSMGEVSMFAALGCWHNPGLMSERLANSDTFNHQLSSELRAIRKLWDLPDINDGEFEQIWETYTIKGSVEQVNAAIKPAERVYITIVNTPDSLVIGGFPADCLQVIERLGVRAMPLNMANAIHSEPAYQEYDNMLALYNMPVTERISTKMISSSCYLPIPQHQKAIAVSIAKCLCERVDFPRLIDALADKQAQVFIEMGAGRSLSSWTDKILKGREQAHLTVPVNAKGTDDQLTYARAVAKLISFGVAIDIECFFSGSLIQQVSN encoded by the coding sequence ATGACAGTAAAAGTGATGCAAACTGTGCTGTCGGTGATCGGTTTTAACGCGATCTATAATGATCTACACAGTATCGATCACGTTGAAGCGAGTTTGTATTATGGTGATGCGCTCAGTAACTCAACGCCCTTAACGGGTAGTTACTCTGAGCTATGTAAACGCTGTGCCACCCCAGTTCTCTTAGCAAATCAGTTATCCGCTAAACAGGTTGCTGTTTTAGTTGTACAAGAGAAAGAGAGTGTTGAACAGACAGAAGGGGCTACACAGGCTCACTTTAGTTATGAGTCTGTTCATTCACTCAGCGATGCACTGTTGCGTAGCGAACAGATTATCTGTTGCGATGATGTTGCGGTGTTGATTATTAGCGCTTCACTTAATACTGCTGTCACGAATGTCGATAACGCCAGTATCAGTTTTGATAGCAGTTTTAACGGTTATGCCTCGTTACAGGGTAGTAGTTGTTTATTACTTAGCAGTGCTAAGTTTGCGCAGCAACAGCAGAGTTATGTTTACGCCAGCATCAATAATAGTTGCACTAGCACCCATGCCAATATGGCAACGGTGATTAAAGACTCCTTAAATAAAGCGGGGCTTACTGGTGATCAGATTAGTGGTGTTGAAGTCTCGTCCTGTATAAATAAACAGTTGTGTGATTTTGAGCAACAGGCATTACTGACCGCTTATAGTGAATCGTGCAATCACACACCTTGTAAAACATTAACCACCGCAGTGAGTTGTCATAAAAGTGTGCTTGGTGAGGCGGGTATGGTTTCGCAGCTTATGGGGTTGATCCACACTGTTATTGCCTTACAACAGCGCTATCGTCCTGCTATTAAGGATTGGCAATCACCACAGACAGCGTTGTTAGATAAGTGGTTAAGCGCGCCTTTTTACCTGTTTAATCAAGCCGCACCAGTGTTTACCAACAGGGGAAATGCACGAACTTATGCCTATAGCTTGTTAACAGATCAAACATACAGTCATGTTGTTTTACACGCCGAAGACAGACAATCAGTGCACGCAAATGGTTTTATGTCTCATGGCAAACAAGCACTGTTTATTGTTGGGGCTGATGATCAAAAAACCTTATTGCAACGTGTAGAAGCATTAAGCGCGGAGACTAATGACCCACAATGTGAATTTAAAGATAAAGCTAAACAGTGTTATCAAATCTTTAAACAGGGCAATTTTAATTATCATGCTGTATTCATCGCCCAATCATGGGATGAGTTAACACGCGAAATAAAACTGGCCTTAAATGGCATTAAACAAGCTTTTATCGATGAGGGTGATTGGAAAACACCCAAGGGAAGTTATTTTAGCAGTGTGCCGAATAAAAACGCCAAAACGGCCTTTCTTTATCCTGGCATCGGTGCAACTTATGTTGGGCTTGGGCGTGATCTTTTTCATCTTTTTCCAGCAATATATCCACACGTCATTGGCTTGGCTGATGATATTAGTGCGTCGTTAAAAGATGAATTATTAAACCCGCGATCAGTGCTGGCATTAGATTTTAAAACACTAAAACAACGCGATCTTGAGCTACGTAATAGCTTAGCTAATATCGCTGAGTGTGGTGTCGGCTACGCCTGTGTATTTACTAAAATATTTGAACAAGTCTTTAAGCTTAACGCTGATTTTGCCAGTGGCTACAGCATGGGAGAGGTGAGCATGTTTGCCGCGCTTGGTTGTTGGCATAATCCGGGCTTAATGAGTGAACGTTTGGCGAACTCCGATACCTTTAATCATCAACTTTCCAGTGAACTTCGCGCGATTCGCAAGCTTTGGGATTTGCCAGATATTAACGACGGTGAGTTTGAACAAATATGGGAAACCTACACCATTAAAGGCAGTGTAGAGCAAGTGAATGCGGCCATTAAGCCTGCAGAGCGAGTTTATATTACCATTGTCAATACACCCGATTCATTAGTGATTGGTGGTTTTCCTGCGGATTGTTTACAAGTGATCGAACGCCTTGGTGTACGTGCAATGCCACTTAATATGGCCAATGCCATTCACAGTGAGCCTGCTTATCAAGAGTATGACAATATGCTTGCGCTGTATAACATGCCAGTGACTGAGCGTATTAGCACCAAGATGATATCTAGCTCCTGTTACTTACCGATTCCGCAACACCAAAAGGCGATTGCAGTGAGCATTGCAAAATGTCTCTGTGAGCGCGTTGATTTTCCGCGTTTAATTGATGCTTTGGCGGATAAACAGGCACAGGTATTTATTGAGATGGGCGCAGGACGATCACTTTCGAGTTGGACCGATAAGATTTTAAAAGGCCGTGAACAGGCACATTTGACCGTGCCCGTGAATGCCAAAGGCACCGATGATCAGTTGACCTATGCACGTGCGGTGGCCAAATTAATTAGTTTTGGCGTAGCTATCGATATTGAATGCTTTTTCAGTGGTTCACTGATTCAGCAAGTTTCTAATTAA
- a CDS encoding type I polyketide synthase yields MSNEQHLDVIETEQDKKLNSRLQDCPIAIVGMASVFAETKNLDQFWDNIVESVNGIQDVPEDRWAIDDYYSSDKKAADKTYCKRGGFLPEIDFDPMEFGLPPNILELTDITQLMSLVVARDVLADAGISDENAYDRDKIGITLGVGGGQKQIGPLTSRLQGPVLDKVLKASGVSESDRQVIIDKYKKAFIPWEENSFPGMLGNVIAGRIANRFDFGGTNCVVDAACAGSLAAIKMAVSDLLEHRSEMMISGGVCCDNSPFMYMSFAKTPAFTDGDDIRPFDENSKGMMIGEGVGMIALKRLEDAERDGDKIYALIKGIGSSSDGRFKSIYAPRPSGQVKALKRAYQDAGFDPLTCGLIEAHGTGTKAGDAAEFSGLNTLFSENNEQKQHIALGSVKSQVGHTKAAAGTAGLIKAALALHHKVLPATINVDKPNPNLEIENTPLYVNNETRPWMPRADGVKRRAGISSFGFGGTNFHFVLEEYKATHSEAYRLNEVAQTVVISAKDKSSLQSRLTQYLSNLSVEADLQAYAFNSLLAENPFKTPHAELARCGFVAKNAQQAIKAIEQIIKALASDAKAWSKPTGIYYRETGLETQGKVVALFSGQGSQYVNMGRDLTCNFPDMLATSAAMDKQFTDKNQAQLSATVFPIPVFSADQRKDQETQLRLTQHAQPAIGTFSAGLFNIFKQAGLKADFAAGHSFGELTALWAAGVLAEQDYLSLARSRGAAMAAPEDENFDAGTMAAVVGAPNDVAKDIEAIEGVSIANYNSNNQVVIAGVTAQVEVAVEQLQNKGYKVVKLPVSAAFHTELVGHAQKPFADAIDTVEFNSPTIPVFANGTAKAHPNNGVEIQAALKNHILQSVHFNEQIENLYDAGGRIFVEFGPKNVLTRLVDNILQDKSDVISIAINANAKKSADQQLRLAAVEMAVLGIQLDNIDPYSAQQRPLVAPKKSPLAMKLTGAAYVSPKTKKAFDEALNDDWTITNSAPAQVKEVIKEVIVEKIVEVEKIVYVDKSAGQPQGSNQPNAVETANAIERSVENFVNHQSQLLDVHQAYMQGPQEYAKTFQEVLAAQTGETQLPSGLDKTLSMYHDFQSETLRVHETYLNSQTENMSKMLDGLSADVTTTVTATTPPSHAVQPQVTGNIEPKTAVKTAEPVQVAQPVKQQSMQSQATVEVVPVTTKVTPTPAVNVDKIQNVMMEVVADKTGYPTEMLELSMDMEADLGIDSIKRVEILGAVQDEVSDLPELNPEDLAELRTLGEIVSYMQSKAEVASPVLAQAAAPISPIAPQSTAAIDLDKIQNVMMKVVADKTGYPTEMLELSMDMEADLGIDSIKRVEILGAVQDEISDLPELNPEDLAELRTLGEIVNYMQSKAEVASPVLVQATAPIASQSTASIDLDKIQNVMMEVVADKTGYPTEMLELSMDMEADLGIDSIKRVEILGAVQDEITDLPELNPEDLAELRTLGEIVNYMQSKAEVASPVLVQAAAPISPIAPQTAASIDLDKIQTVMMTVVADKTGYPTEMLELSMDMEADLGIDSIKRVEILGAVQDEITDLPELNPEDLAELRTLGEIVSYMQSKAEVASPVLAQATAPISPIAPQTAASIDLDKIQNVMMTVVADKTGYPTEMLELSMDMEADLGIDSIKRVEILGAVQDEITDLPELNPEDLAELRTLGEIVAYMKEKASGAMQTSPTGATLTPAPVATAIDLDKIQTVMMSVVADKTGYPTEMLELSMDMEADLGIDSIKRVEILGAVQDEITDLPELNPEDLAELRTLGEIVAYMKEKASGAMQTAPTLTPAATAIDLDKIQTVMMTVVADKTGYPTEMLELNMDMEADLGIDSIKRVEILGSVQDEITDLPELNPEDLAELRTLGEIVAYMKEKASGAMPVKANIEQAATTSTETPVVSEINNDFTPAPSSIVVVKHLDAVETDVKSLNGENLLLVDDGEGSAVRLAEKLNQQGWAVTVLTPAWVESTTSKTFSKAINRVALEQLDEKELVAILATQNVWHAVIYLQGKTAIDGIEYPQSSQQGLQLAFLLAKLTGLASNETNNSDARSSFLVLTRQGGAFGVDNNELNSDLVQTGLTGLVKTLSHEWPSVFCRAIDVASKFGADKVANIVFDELNATQASPVEIGFNTNGRLTLIAEQTDSYALQAGNSIDENSLFLVSGGAKGVTAHCVIRLAKTYQSKFILLGRSQYDDNEPSWAQGISDEGELKKAAMQHLIASGEKPTPIAVTNFIKPIIANREITQTLLAIEAAGGLAQYVSADVTNSQSVQDAVSPITDLWGGITGLIHGAGVLADKLIEQKSLSELEAVYNTKIEGLLSLLSCTEQANIKHLVLFSSAAGFYGNLGQSDYAMANDILNKTAYRFKALNPSAQVLSFNWGPWDGGMVTPALKRMFNDRGVYIIPLDAGAQLLVSELAADSNRCAQILVGNDMGGEADTQESAVKKPQVSRLTKHLLTANNPFFSDHQIGDNAVFPTVCAIAWMVEAVTATYPDYHYQGLSNYKLFKGIIFDGTQASDYAIDLNLLEESNEQLKVEVKIASEQGDKTTFHYAATLTLSKTRSTSPLYASKLPELVTESHCLYEDGTLFHGETLQGINAVNYCDEEGLLLSCLIPSSVQQQQGEFDITLNNVFANDLVYQALLVWVRQQLGLGSLPTATLQWTVYREVPVDQPFYLQLKVTANKRNKKVIADVSLIDAQKVILAKVTGAQVTASESLNDLFLKVAK; encoded by the coding sequence ATGTCTAACGAACAACATCTTGATGTCATTGAAACAGAGCAAGATAAAAAATTGAATTCTCGACTTCAAGATTGTCCTATCGCCATTGTTGGTATGGCGTCGGTATTTGCCGAGACGAAAAACCTAGACCAATTCTGGGACAATATTGTTGAGTCCGTGAATGGCATTCAAGATGTGCCTGAAGATCGTTGGGCGATTGATGATTATTACTCTAGTGATAAAAAAGCTGCTGATAAAACCTATTGTAAACGTGGTGGTTTCTTGCCTGAAATCGACTTTGACCCAATGGAGTTTGGCTTACCACCTAATATTTTAGAGTTAACCGATATTACTCAGTTGATGTCGCTGGTTGTGGCGCGTGATGTGTTAGCCGATGCGGGTATTAGCGATGAAAATGCTTATGATCGCGATAAAATCGGTATTACCTTAGGTGTTGGTGGCGGACAAAAACAGATTGGCCCGTTAACCTCTCGTTTACAGGGGCCTGTACTTGATAAAGTGCTTAAAGCCTCAGGGGTGAGTGAAAGCGATCGTCAGGTGATTATCGACAAATACAAAAAAGCATTTATTCCATGGGAAGAAAACTCATTTCCGGGGATGTTAGGTAATGTGATTGCCGGTCGTATCGCTAACCGTTTTGATTTTGGTGGTACAAACTGCGTCGTAGATGCAGCCTGTGCTGGATCACTGGCTGCCATCAAAATGGCGGTTTCAGACCTGCTAGAGCATCGTTCAGAGATGATGATTTCTGGTGGCGTTTGTTGTGATAACTCGCCGTTTATGTACATGTCTTTTGCGAAAACACCTGCATTTACCGATGGTGATGATATTCGTCCTTTTGATGAAAACTCAAAGGGGATGATGATCGGTGAAGGTGTTGGCATGATTGCCTTAAAGCGTCTTGAAGATGCAGAGCGTGATGGCGATAAAATCTATGCGCTTATCAAAGGTATCGGTAGCTCTTCCGATGGTCGCTTTAAATCAATCTATGCACCGCGTCCATCGGGTCAAGTGAAAGCGCTTAAACGTGCTTACCAAGATGCGGGTTTTGATCCGTTAACCTGTGGTTTAATCGAAGCGCATGGTACGGGAACTAAAGCCGGTGATGCTGCCGAGTTTAGTGGTTTAAATACGCTCTTTAGTGAAAATAACGAACAAAAACAACATATTGCATTAGGCTCAGTCAAGTCACAGGTGGGTCATACAAAAGCCGCTGCAGGCACAGCGGGTCTGATTAAAGCCGCACTTGCACTGCATCACAAGGTATTACCGGCAACGATTAATGTTGATAAACCTAATCCTAATTTAGAGATAGAAAATACACCACTGTATGTGAATAACGAAACACGTCCTTGGATGCCACGTGCCGATGGTGTTAAACGCCGTGCAGGTATCAGTTCATTTGGCTTTGGTGGTACTAACTTCCACTTTGTTTTAGAAGAGTACAAAGCGACGCACAGCGAAGCTTATCGTCTGAATGAAGTTGCACAAACCGTTGTTATCAGCGCGAAGGATAAATCATCATTACAATCGCGATTAACGCAATATCTATCAAACCTGTCAGTAGAGGCAGATCTACAAGCTTATGCATTTAATAGTTTATTAGCAGAAAATCCATTTAAAACGCCGCATGCCGAATTAGCACGTTGCGGTTTTGTGGCAAAAAATGCGCAACAAGCGATCAAGGCTATTGAGCAGATTATTAAAGCTTTAGCTTCTGATGCTAAAGCGTGGAGCAAACCAACGGGTATCTATTACCGTGAAACAGGGCTCGAGACACAGGGCAAAGTCGTTGCGCTGTTTTCTGGACAAGGCTCGCAATATGTCAATATGGGACGCGATTTAACTTGTAACTTCCCTGATATGCTTGCCACCAGCGCAGCAATGGACAAACAGTTTACTGATAAAAACCAAGCGCAATTATCTGCAACGGTTTTCCCGATCCCTGTTTTCTCTGCTGATCAACGAAAAGATCAAGAAACACAGTTACGTTTAACGCAGCATGCACAACCGGCTATCGGCACCTTTAGTGCTGGTTTGTTTAATATTTTTAAACAAGCGGGCCTAAAAGCGGACTTTGCTGCAGGACATAGTTTCGGTGAGTTAACTGCACTGTGGGCCGCGGGCGTTCTTGCTGAGCAAGATTACCTTTCGCTTGCACGTAGCCGAGGTGCTGCAATGGCTGCGCCTGAAGATGAAAACTTCGATGCAGGTACTATGGCTGCTGTTGTTGGTGCGCCAAATGATGTTGCTAAAGATATTGAAGCGATTGAAGGCGTTTCGATTGCTAATTACAACTCCAATAATCAGGTTGTGATTGCGGGTGTGACCGCACAAGTTGAAGTGGCGGTTGAGCAGTTACAAAACAAGGGTTACAAAGTGGTTAAGTTGCCAGTTTCAGCAGCTTTCCATACCGAGTTAGTGGGGCATGCACAAAAGCCGTTTGCCGATGCGATTGATACGGTTGAATTTAATTCGCCTACTATTCCTGTGTTTGCTAATGGTACTGCGAAGGCACATCCAAATAATGGCGTTGAAATCCAAGCTGCACTGAAAAACCATATTTTACAGTCAGTACATTTTAATGAGCAGATAGAAAACCTTTATGATGCGGGTGGACGTATTTTTGTTGAGTTTGGCCCTAAAAACGTACTAACACGTTTAGTGGATAACATTTTGCAAGATAAAAGTGATGTTATCAGCATTGCAATCAATGCGAATGCGAAAAAATCAGCCGATCAGCAACTACGTTTAGCTGCCGTTGAGATGGCTGTATTAGGCATACAACTTGACAACATTGACCCCTACTCAGCGCAGCAACGCCCGTTAGTCGCACCGAAAAAATCACCACTAGCGATGAAGTTAACAGGTGCCGCTTATGTGAGCCCGAAAACTAAAAAAGCATTTGATGAAGCGTTAAACGATGATTGGACCATTACTAACAGCGCACCTGCACAGGTCAAAGAGGTGATTAAAGAGGTGATCGTTGAGAAGATCGTCGAAGTTGAAAAAATCGTTTATGTAGATAAAAGTGCTGGCCAACCTCAGGGTTCAAACCAACCTAACGCTGTCGAAACGGCTAATGCGATTGAGCGTAGTGTCGAAAATTTTGTCAATCATCAATCACAGTTACTCGATGTGCATCAAGCTTATATGCAGGGGCCTCAGGAGTACGCCAAAACATTCCAAGAAGTATTAGCTGCGCAAACGGGTGAAACACAGTTACCGTCAGGGTTAGATAAAACACTGAGCATGTACCATGATTTCCAGTCGGAAACATTGCGTGTTCATGAAACTTATTTAAACAGTCAAACAGAAAACATGAGTAAGATGCTTGATGGCCTCTCTGCTGATGTTACTACAACTGTTACTGCAACAACGCCACCTAGCCATGCGGTACAACCTCAAGTTACTGGTAATATTGAGCCGAAAACTGCAGTTAAAACTGCTGAGCCTGTGCAAGTTGCACAGCCAGTGAAGCAACAGTCGATGCAATCACAAGCAACCGTTGAAGTTGTCCCTGTTACTACAAAGGTAACACCTACACCGGCCGTTAATGTAGATAAAATCCAAAATGTGATGATGGAAGTTGTGGCCGATAAAACCGGTTATCCAACGGAGATGCTTGAACTGAGCATGGACATGGAAGCCGATTTAGGGATCGATTCAATTAAACGCGTTGAGATTCTGGGCGCGGTGCAAGATGAAGTATCTGATCTTCCTGAGTTAAATCCAGAGGATTTAGCTGAGCTTCGCACCTTAGGTGAAATTGTCAGTTATATGCAATCTAAAGCAGAGGTTGCTTCACCGGTGTTAGCTCAAGCGGCTGCACCAATATCACCAATAGCACCACAAAGCACGGCTGCAATCGATTTAGATAAAATCCAAAATGTGATGATGAAAGTTGTGGCCGATAAAACCGGTTATCCAACGGAGATGCTAGAGCTTAGCATGGACATGGAAGCCGATTTAGGGATCGATTCAATTAAACGCGTTGAAATTCTAGGCGCGGTGCAAGATGAAATATCAGATCTACCTGAGTTAAATCCAGAGGATTTAGCCGAGCTTCGTACCTTAGGTGAAATTGTTAACTATATGCAATCTAAAGCAGAGGTTGCTTCACCGGTGTTAGTTCAAGCGACTGCTCCAATAGCATCACAAAGCACGGCTTCAATTGATTTAGATAAAATCCAAAATGTGATGATGGAAGTTGTGGCCGATAAAACCGGTTATCCAACGGAGATGCTAGAGCTTAGCATGGATATGGAAGCCGATTTAGGTATCGATTCAATCAAACGCGTTGAGATTCTGGGCGCGGTGCAAGATGAAATCACCGATCTTCCTGAGTTAAATCCAGAGGATTTAGCTGAGCTTCGTACCTTAGGTGAAATTGTTAACTATATGCAATCAAAAGCAGAGGTTGCTTCACCGGTGTTAGTTCAAGCGGCTGCACCAATATCACCAATAGCACCACAAACCGCGGCTTCAATCGATTTAGATAAAATCCAAACCGTGATGATGACCGTGGTTGCCGATAAAACCGGTTACCCAACGGAGATGCTTGAGCTTAGCATGGATATGGAAGCCGATTTAGGTATCGATTCAATCAAACGCGTTGAGATTCTGGGCGCGGTACAAGATGAAATCACCGATCTTCCAGAGTTAAATCCAGAGGATTTAGCTGAGCTTCGTACGCTAGGTGAAATTGTTAGCTATATGCAATCTAAAGCAGAGGTTGCTTCACCGGTGTTAGCTCAAGCGACTGCACCAATATCACCAATAGCACCACAAACCGCGGCTTCAATTGATTTAGATAAAATCCAAAATGTGATGATGACCGTGGTTGCCGATAAAACCGGTTATCCAACGGAGATGCTTGAACTGAGCATGGATATGGAAGCCGATTTAGGGATCGATTCAATCAAACGTGTTGAGATCTTGGGAGCAGTACAAGATGAAATCACCGATCTTCCAGAGTTAAATCCAGAGGATTTAGCCGAGCTTCGCACCTTAGGTGAAATCGTCGCTTACATGAAAGAGAAAGCTAGCGGTGCTATGCAAACTTCGCCAACAGGGGCAACGCTAACTCCAGCACCTGTAGCGACTGCAATCGATTTAGATAAAATCCAAACCGTGATGATGTCAGTTGTTGCCGATAAAACGGGTTACCCAACGGAGATGCTAGAACTTAGCATGGACATGGAAGCGGATTTAGGGATCGATTCGATCAAACGTGTTGAGATCTTGGGAGCAGTACAAGATGAAATCACCGATCTTCCAGAGTTAAATCCAGAGGATTTAGCCGAGCTTCGCACCTTAGGTGAAATTGTGGCTTACATGAAAGAGAAAGCCAGTGGTGCGATGCAAACTGCGCCAACGCTAACACCAGCAGCGACTGCAATTGATTTAGATAAAATCCAAACCGTAATGATGACCGTGGTTGCCGATAAAACTGGTTACCCAACGGAGATGCTAGAGCTTAACATGGATATGGAAGCGGATTTAGGGATCGATTCAATCAAACGTGTTGAAATTTTAGGCTCGGTGCAAGATGAAATCACTGATCTACCTGAGTTAAATCCAGAGGATTTAGCTGAGCTTCGCACTTTAGGTGAAATCGTGGCTTACATGAAAGAGAAAGCTAGCGGTGCGATGCCAGTTAAGGCAAATATTGAGCAAGCTGCAACAACATCAACTGAAACACCAGTAGTGAGTGAAATCAATAATGATTTTACCCCAGCGCCAAGCAGTATAGTTGTCGTTAAACATCTTGATGCCGTTGAAACAGACGTTAAAAGTTTAAATGGCGAAAACCTATTATTGGTCGACGATGGGGAAGGAAGCGCAGTACGTCTTGCTGAAAAACTAAATCAACAGGGCTGGGCTGTGACTGTATTAACTCCAGCTTGGGTAGAGAGTACAACCTCTAAAACGTTTTCTAAGGCGATCAATCGTGTTGCACTTGAACAACTTGATGAGAAAGAGTTAGTTGCCATTTTAGCCACACAAAATGTTTGGCATGCGGTGATTTATCTGCAAGGTAAAACGGCGATTGATGGCATCGAATATCCGCAATCTAGTCAACAAGGTTTACAACTTGCATTTTTACTTGCCAAGCTAACCGGCCTTGCAAGTAATGAAACAAATAATAGTGATGCCCGTTCATCGTTTTTAGTGTTAACACGCCAAGGTGGCGCTTTTGGAGTTGACAATAACGAGTTAAACAGTGATTTAGTACAAACTGGTTTAACGGGATTAGTGAAAACACTCAGCCATGAGTGGCCATCAGTATTCTGTCGTGCGATTGATGTCGCCAGTAAGTTTGGTGCCGATAAAGTGGCAAACATTGTATTTGATGAGTTAAACGCAACACAAGCATCGCCAGTAGAAATCGGCTTTAATACAAATGGTCGCCTAACACTTATCGCTGAGCAAACTGACAGTTACGCGCTTCAGGCGGGTAATAGCATCGATGAAAACTCACTGTTTTTAGTTAGTGGTGGGGCAAAAGGCGTTACCGCGCATTGTGTGATCCGTTTAGCGAAAACTTACCAATCTAAATTTATCTTATTAGGTCGCTCTCAATATGATGACAATGAGCCAAGTTGGGCGCAGGGTATTAGCGATGAAGGTGAACTGAAAAAAGCTGCGATGCAGCACTTGATCGCATCGGGCGAAAAGCCAACGCCTATTGCAGTGACGAATTTCATCAAACCCATCATTGCCAATCGCGAGATCACACAAACCTTACTGGCAATTGAGGCTGCTGGTGGCTTGGCGCAATATGTGAGTGCCGACGTGACCAATAGTCAAAGCGTTCAAGATGCGGTATCACCCATCACGGATCTGTGGGGAGGTATTACTGGGCTAATTCATGGCGCAGGCGTATTAGCGGATAAATTAATCGAGCAAAAATCCTTAAGTGAATTGGAAGCGGTTTATAACACTAAAATCGAGGGATTATTGTCGCTATTAAGCTGCACTGAGCAAGCAAATATCAAACACCTGGTTTTGTTTTCATCGGCGGCTGGTTTCTACGGAAACCTTGGTCAGTCCGATTATGCGATGGCCAATGATATCCTAAATAAAACAGCATACCGCTTTAAGGCCCTTAATCCTTCTGCTCAAGTGTTAAGTTTTAATTGGGGTCCTTGGGATGGTGGCATGGTTACACCTGCACTTAAACGTATGTTTAATGATCGTGGTGTGTACATCATTCCCTTAGATGCAGGGGCACAGTTATTGGTTAGTGAATTAGCGGCCGATAGTAATCGTTGTGCACAAATTTTAGTGGGCAATGATATGGGCGGTGAAGCTGATACACAGGAGAGTGCTGTAAAAAAGCCACAAGTTAGTCGTTTAACTAAGCATCTTTTAACGGCTAACAATCCTTTTTTCAGTGATCATCAAATTGGTGATAACGCGGTGTTTCCAACGGTTTGCGCTATTGCATGGATGGTCGAGGCGGTCACAGCAACTTACCCTGATTATCATTATCAGGGGTTAAGTAACTATAAACTGTTTAAAGGCATCATCTTTGATGGCACTCAGGCAAGTGATTATGCGATTGACCTTAACTTACTTGAAGAGAGTAATGAACAACTTAAGGTGGAAGTTAAAATTGCCAGTGAACAGGGGGATAAAACCACCTTTCACTACGCAGCAACCTTAACACTGTCAAAAACAAGGTCGACTTCGCCACTGTATGCTTCAAAGCTGCCAGAACTTGTTACTGAATCACATTGTTTATATGAAGACGGCACGCTATTTCATGGTGAAACCTTACAGGGTATAAACGCCGTTAATTACTGTGATGAAGAGGGGTTATTACTGTCTTGCTTGATCCCAAGTTCAGTACAGCAACAACAGGGTGAGTTTGATATTACCCTGAATAATGTTTTTGCTAATGATCTGGTTTATCAAGCGTTACTGGTATGGGTTCGACAACAATTAGGCCTTGGTAGTTTACCAACGGCTACATTGCAGTGGACGGTTTATCGGGAAGTACCAGTAGATCAGCCATTTTATTTGCAGTTAAAGGTGACCGCTAACAAACGCAATAAAAAAGTCATTGCTGATGTAAGCCTGATTGATGCACAAAAGGTTATCCTTGCAAAGGTAACTGGTGCACAGGTGACGGCGAGTGAAAGCTTGAATGATCTCTTTTTAAAAGTGGCTAAATAA